One stretch of Glycine soja cultivar W05 chromosome 7, ASM419377v2, whole genome shotgun sequence DNA includes these proteins:
- the LOC114418138 gene encoding uncharacterized protein LOC114418138: MEDCNNKGEVHVHLTKQKQSSSRSGISLKAALSGRSSPQHFPSFQRPYSTLTPRRESKGDAQCYGSNRLLLWLLLITLWAYLGFYVQSRWAHDDKEEEFSGFGSRQSDTTNSYVGQNQHLDLIAKNISLSVNIELVENKTVDVALAKKEYGVLSQLKASSKKRNRRKRSTHALRGTRRRKHILESSDIEEQEPEIPLRNDTYGFLVGPFGSIEDRILQWSPQRRYETCDKKGEFARLVWSRRFVLIFHELSMTGAPLSMMELATELLSCGASVSAVVLSRKGGLMQELARRRIKVLDDKAYLSFKIANKADLVIAGSAVCTSWIEQYIEHFPAGANQVAWWIMENRREYFDRAKDVLQRVNTLVFLSESQSRQWQKWCVEEGIKLSSQLALVPLSVNDELAFVAGIPSTLKVPSFSAAKMDERRKLLRDSIRREMGLNDNDILVMTLSSINRGKGQLLLLESARSMVEHGPLQQDDKKIPESSDDGEYLSTLARRHHIRNLLKDNSVALNNISSNFINRTREVLSQNNGTMAQSLKILIGSVGSKSNKVDYVKGLLSFLARHSNLSKSVLWTSATTRVASLYSAADVYAINSQGLGETFGRVTIEAMAFGLPVLGTDAGGTQEIVEHNVTGLLHPIGRAGNRVLAQNLRFLLENRLAREQMGMEGRKKVQRMFLKQHMYEKLVEVLVKCMRRI; encoded by the exons ATGGAGGATTGCAACAACAAAGGAGAAGTTCATGTGCATTTAACTAAGCAGAAGCAGTCTTCATCAAGATCAGGTATCAGTTTGAAAGCTGCGTTATCTGGAAGATCATCTCCACAACATTTTCCTTCATTTCAGCGACCATATTCTACCTTGACACCAAGAAGAGAAAGCAAGGGTGATGCACAGTGCTATGGTAGCAACCGGTTACTGTTGTGGCTGCTTCTGATTACCCTTTGGGCTTATCTTGGATTTTATGTTCAGTCAAGGTGGGCACATGATGATAAGGAAGAAGAATTTTCAGGCTTTGGAAGCAGGCAAAGTGATACAACAAACTCTTACGTTGGACAGAATCAGCATCTTGATTTGATTGCCAAGAACATTTCCTTATCTGTAAATATTGAATTAGTTGAGAACAAAACAGTTGATGTGGCTTTGGCCAAGAAAGAATACGGTGTTCTATCTCAACTTAAGGCTAGCTCAAAGAAAAGGAACAGAAGAAAGCGATCAACGCATGCTTTGCGAGGTACGAGGAGGCGAAAACATATACTTGAGAGCAGTGATATAGAGGAGCAAGAGCCAGAAATTCCCCTCAGGAATGATACCTATGGATTCCTTGTTGGTCCATTTGGTTCGATAGAGGATAGAATTCTGCAATGGAGTCCTCAGAGGCGTTATGAAACCTGTGATAAGAAGGGGGAATTCGCACGCCTTGTTTGGTCAAGAAGGTTTGTTTTGATATTTCATGAGCTTTCCATGACTGGTGCTCCACTTTCAATGATGGAGTTGGCAACTGAACTCTTGAGTTGTGGAGCTTCTGTTTCAGCTGTGGTGCTTAGCAGGAAGGGTGGTTTGATGCAAGAACTTGCTAGGAGACGAATCAAGGTGCTTGATGACAAGGCATATCTCAGCTTCAAAATTGCAAACAAGGCAGATCTTGTCATTGCTGGATCAGCTGTCTGTACATCATGGATTG AACAATACATTGAACATTTTCCCGCTGGTGCAAATCAAGTTGCTTGGTGGATTATGGAAAACCGACGAGAGTACTTTGATCGGGCAAAGGATGTGTTGCAGAGAGTGAATACATTGGTTTTTCTGTCTGAATCACAATCTAGGCAATGGCAAAAATGGTGTGTAGAAGAAGGCATAAAACTGAGCTCTCAGCTTGCACTCGTCCCATTGTCTGTTAATGATGAACTAGCTTTTGTAGCTGGCATTCCCTCTACACTTAAAGTTCCATCCTTCAGTGCTGCAAAAATGGATGAGAGAAGGAAGTTGTTGCGAGATTCTATCCGAAGAGAAATGGGATTGAATGATAATGATATACTTGTTATGACTCTCAGTAGCATCAACCGTGGGAAGGGTCAGCTATTGCTTCTTGAATCAGCACGCTCAATGGTAGAACATGGACCATTGCAACAAGATGATAAGAAAATACCGGAGTCATCAGATGATGGAGAATACCTATCTACCTTGGCTAGAAGACATCATATTAGAAATTTGTTGAAGGATAACAGTGTAGCCTTGAACAATATCTCAAGCAATTTTATAAACAG AACAAGGGAAGTGTTGTCCCAAAACAATGGAACAATGGCACAATCTCTCAAAATTCTCATTGGTTCTGTGGGATCTAAGAGTAACAAGGTGGATTATGTTAAAGGTCTTCTAAGTTTCTTAGCACGGCATTCAAACTTGTCAAAGTCAGTTTTGTGGACCTCAGCCACAACACGTGTTGCCTCACTTTACTCTGCAGCAGATGTTTATGCCATAAACTCTCAG GGATTGGGAGAAACATTTGGACGGGTGACTATAGAAGCCATGGCATTTGGTCTTCCG GTGCTTGGAACAGATGCTGGGGGAACACAAGAAATT
- the LOC114418140 gene encoding protein MLN51 homolog — protein MASTVEEKNNVEYDSDPEEAKRPLTMRRREASDDEVTEAEAEAEGEEVTDKMEDSRVEVRSDDEGGVEDYDDDVEEEEEELEEEEEEEEVEVEEEVYEEKGATSGGVEVDEGSADVVKESQDDVRPPLEDSIEDHSEEKKENEPFAVPTAGAFYMHDDRFRDNAGARQRRIHGERSLWESKDDRKWGHDKFEEITLHEKHHEERGRPYKGNYRGRGKSRGTYRGGYVQGNRTGYNDSSNQNQVPKRVVKGRGPQKYERTNKSNGPSSAVQNKHSERTSTHASKVESGSVPVKNQVVASNLNSASPPFYPSGSSNKDINLAQKREVQTGGSSRNISPVVVDEGFPVQQNNARLRGNNVVDSISMAKLYIDESIPLSVGKPGSSAVSASQSPHLRASGTGRGASIPIQMNYQHAPSQNKVSPSQFQVIQTSSAPGRNSTSVQATAPQLGNRPDSGSQSSSPLETSMPISSHDSGEVDAASESGKVKGAMVGKGREGSQGAGRGSFIYGGAQVMGTTGNAAVSHGDPNFPAFLPVMQFGGKHPGGMGVPTVGMAFPGYVAQPQLGLGKSEMTWLPVLAGSAGALGATYPFLPVDGASNQQSGQASALGTSSKEHNVDKDNHELKPPQRSELASDEFEQWQNKPRRYSEMNFGQ, from the exons ATGGCTAGCACGGTTGAAGAAAAGAACAATGTTGAGTACGATAGTGACCCGGAAGAGGCAAAAAGACCGTTAACAATGCGGAGGCGTGAAGCCAGCGATGACGAAGTAACCGAAGCCGAAGCCGAAGCTGAAGGAGAAGAAGTCACTGATAAGATGGAAGATAGTAGGGTAGAGGTTCGTTCTGATGACGAAGGAGGTGTTGAAGactatgatgatgatgttgaagaagaagaagaagaattagaagaagaggaagaggaggaggaagtgGAAGTTGAAGAAGAGGTGTACGAGGAAAAGGGTGCTACAAGTGGTGGGGTTGAGGTTGATGAGGGTTCAGCGGATGTGGTTAAGGAATCTCAGGATGATGTCAGACCCCCTTTGGAAGATTCTATTGAGGACCATTCGGAGGAGAAAAAGGAGAATGAACCATTTGCGGTGCCCACAGCTGGAGCTTTTTACATGCACGATGACCGTTTTAGGGACAATGCTGGTGCCCGCCAAAG GCGGATACATGGGGAAAGGAGTCTGTGGGAGTCCAAAGACGACAGAAAATGGGGACATGATAAATTTGAGGAAATTACTTTGCACGAAAAGCACCATGAAGAG AGGGGGAGACCTTATAAGGGTAATTATCGTGGTCGAGGTAAAAGTCGAGGCACTTATCGTGGAGGATATGTTCAAGGAAACAGGACAGGATATAATGACAGTAGCAATCAAAATCAGGTACCTAAGAGAGTTGTGAAAGGGAGAGGCCCCCAAAAGTATGAACGTACCAATAAAAGCAATGGTCCATCTTCTGCAGTGCAAAATAAACA TTCGGAGAGGACTTCCACACATGCTTCCAAGGTAGAATCTGGCTCTGTGCCTGTTAAAAATCAAGTGGTTGCTTCAAATTTGAATTCAGCATCCCCACCATTTTACCCCTCAGGCTCTTCCAACAAAGATATTAATTTGGCACAAAAAAGGGAGGTGCAAACAGGTGGCAGTAGCAGGAACATTAGTCCTGTTGTTGTGGATGAGGGTTTCCCAGTTCAACAAAACAATGCACGGCTTCGGGGAAACAACGTTGTTGATTCCATTAGCATGGCAAAGTTGTATATTGATGAATCCATCCCTCTATCTGTTGGAAAGCCTGGATCTTCTGCAGTCAGTGCATCTCAATCTCCTCATCTCAGGGCTTCTGGGACTGGGAGGGGTGCATCAATCCCAATACAGATGAATTATCAGCATGCTCCCTCGCAGAATAAAGTTTCTCCATCTCAATTCCAGGTTATTCAGACAAGTTCTGCACCAGGGAGGAATTCAACTTCTGTGCAAGCTACTGCCCCACAGTTGGGGAATAGGCCTGATAGTGGGTCTCAATCTTCATCTCCCCTCGAAACATCCATGCCAATAAGTTCACATGATTCTGGGGAAGTGGATGCAGCATCAGAATCAGGTAAAGTCAAAGGTGCTATGGTTGGGAAGGGAAGGGAAGGTTCCCAAGGTGCAGGAAGGGGCTCTTTCATTTATGGTGGGGCACAGGTAATGGGCACCACAGGAAATGCGGCTGTTAGTCATGGAGATCCAAACTTCCCAGCCTTCTTGCCAG TCATGCAATTTGGGGGCAAGCATCCTGGTGGTATGGGAGTTCCTACTGTCGGCATGGCGTTCCCTGGATATGTTGCTCAGCCTCAACTTGGTTTGGGAAAGTCGGAAATGACATG GCTGCCAGTCTTGGCTGGTTCTGCAGGAGCTTTAGGGGCTACATACCCATTCCTTCCTGTTGATGGTGCAAGTAATCAACAATCTGGACAGGCCTCTGCATTGGGTACTTCAAG CAAGGAACATAATGTTGATAAAGATAATCATGAATTGAAGCCACCTCAGAGATCTG AGCTTGCAAGTGATGAGTTTGAGCAATGGCAGAATAAACCCCGAAG ATATTCAGAGATGAATTTTGGTCAGTGA